A stretch of the Porifericola rhodea genome encodes the following:
- a CDS encoding outer membrane beta-barrel protein, giving the protein MKKKNSIFLALLLTVLAGPAWSQVELGLQLSPSLSFNRLDDDDASVDLSTDGVGGRIVAGLIGDIYIQENYYFSTGLFFVPKRVGIQDATNDIDEAYRLHYLQVPLSLKLFTNEVALDMRVYFQVGLTADIKILEDNLSDEVRYIEDFRAVDSNVLLSSGLEYRMGYSTTLYGGLSYRRGLVNVVKNQYEPNVGDIIIKNDLLSLDLGVKF; this is encoded by the coding sequence ATGAAGAAGAAAAACTCAATATTTTTAGCACTCTTACTCACCGTATTAGCAGGGCCAGCCTGGTCGCAGGTAGAACTTGGTTTGCAGCTTTCTCCCTCCCTGTCTTTTAACCGTTTGGATGATGACGACGCCAGTGTAGATCTCTCTACTGACGGAGTAGGTGGCCGTATTGTAGCCGGACTCATCGGAGATATTTATATTCAGGAGAATTACTACTTCAGTACGGGTCTTTTCTTTGTACCTAAGCGCGTAGGTATACAGGATGCTACCAATGACATAGATGAGGCTTACCGCCTGCACTACTTACAGGTACCACTCTCTTTAAAACTGTTTACCAATGAGGTGGCACTGGATATGAGGGTGTATTTTCAGGTAGGCCTTACCGCGGACATTAAAATACTGGAAGATAATCTGTCCGACGAGGTACGGTACATAGAAGATTTTCGCGCAGTAGACTCCAATGTGCTACTGTCATCTGGTTTGGAGTACCGCATGGGGTATAGCACCACATTATACGGTGGGCTGAGCTATCGCCGCGGACTGGTCAATGTAGTAAAGAACCAGTACGAGCCTAATGTAGGAGATATCATTATCAAGAATGACCTGCTCAGCCTGGATCTGGGTGTGAAATTCTAA
- a CDS encoding glucuronyl esterase domain-containing protein — protein sequence MRQLLHYFYLLPFLLMSVPLTAQSDQAQYNYDEARVPDFQLPELLLSEQGDKITTAREWTQLRRPEILESFTRQVYGKVPDSPLQIDFEETATYSDALDGKATLKEVKVSFSNEQGTHAMSLLMFIPNEVTGPAPAFLGLNFYGNHSIHPDPHISISESWVNNSEKFQISNHRADEGSRGVRVHRWPVERIIDRGYALINIYYGDIDPDYDDGFKNGVHPLFYQNGQEKPAEDEWGSIAAWAWGLSRALDYLQTDEAIDAQKVAVIGHSRLGKAALWAGATDERFAITISNDSGCGGAALSRRKFGETVARINTSFPHWFADNFVQYNNQEEKLPVDQHMLISLMAPRPVYVASAAEDLWADPKGEFLSAKYATEVYRLLGKIGLPAEQIPVVNRPVMGTIGYHIRTEGHDLKAYDWEQYLDFADMHLKNTPAAGH from the coding sequence ATGAGACAATTACTACACTACTTCTATTTACTACCCTTTCTGCTTATGAGTGTGCCCTTAACTGCCCAGTCCGACCAGGCCCAATACAATTATGATGAGGCCCGGGTACCCGATTTTCAGCTGCCAGAATTATTATTATCTGAGCAGGGAGATAAAATTACTACGGCTCGTGAGTGGACGCAGCTTCGCCGCCCCGAAATTTTAGAAAGTTTTACCCGGCAAGTCTATGGCAAGGTGCCCGACAGCCCACTACAAATAGATTTTGAAGAAACTGCTACCTACTCAGATGCTCTGGATGGTAAAGCTACGCTTAAAGAAGTAAAAGTAAGCTTTAGCAATGAGCAAGGCACCCACGCCATGAGCCTGCTTATGTTTATTCCTAATGAAGTAACTGGCCCGGCACCTGCTTTTTTAGGCCTTAACTTCTACGGTAACCATAGCATACACCCTGACCCTCACATCAGTATCAGCGAAAGCTGGGTAAATAATAGTGAGAAGTTCCAGATCAGTAATCATCGTGCCGATGAGGGATCGCGCGGAGTGAGGGTACACCGCTGGCCCGTAGAGCGCATTATTGATCGTGGCTATGCTCTCATCAATATCTACTATGGGGATATAGACCCTGACTATGATGATGGTTTTAAGAATGGCGTACATCCTTTGTTTTACCAAAATGGACAGGAAAAACCTGCCGAAGATGAATGGGGTAGCATAGCTGCCTGGGCCTGGGGACTCTCACGTGCGCTGGACTACCTGCAAACAGATGAGGCTATAGACGCGCAAAAAGTAGCGGTAATAGGGCACTCTCGTCTGGGTAAGGCAGCACTTTGGGCAGGCGCTACCGATGAGCGCTTTGCCATTACTATCTCCAACGACTCCGGCTGCGGAGGGGCCGCCCTCTCCCGACGAAAATTTGGTGAAACTGTAGCCCGTATCAATACCAGCTTTCCGCATTGGTTTGCTGATAATTTTGTGCAGTACAATAATCAGGAAGAAAAGCTTCCGGTAGACCAGCACATGCTCATTAGCCTTATGGCACCTCGTCCGGTTTATGTGGCCAGCGCTGCGGAAGACCTCTGGGCCGACCCCAAAGGAGAGTTTTTAAGCGCAAAATACGCTACAGAAGTGTACAGACTGCTGGGCAAAATAGGTCTGCCTGCCGAGCAGATTCCGGTAGTAAACCGACCTGTCATGGGCACCATCGGCTACCATATCCGTACAGAGGGGCACGACCTTAAGGCCTATGACTGGGAGCAATACCTAGATTTTGCGGATATGCATCTAAAAAATACTCCGGCAGCAGGCCATTAG
- a CDS encoding glycosyltransferase family 4 protein: protein MHILYIHQYFKTPEEGGAIRSYYLAKGMADAGHRVDLITSHAEKVYKKEFIDGIQVHYLPVNYDQHFSFLQRVKAFLRFVLMACTKASELGKFDISYVSSTPLTTGLIGLYLKCRYGVPYVFEVRDLWPEAPVQMNIIRKSWLRYQLYSLEKRIYQQAKAIVALSPGSQEYISALVPYRKVLLIPNMSDCSFFRKAEKHAYHEQQFDVVGKFVVSYFGAVGKVNRLDYLLDAAEASKNKLLHEVVFLIAGQGSELDKLQAEAAQRGLDNVRFVPYHNKYGLLSLLNVTDAAYISFADLPVLQHCSPNKLFDALAAGKLSIVNVQGWMRDMLEAHQCGFYTNPHQPEDFVQKIVRFINEPGLLEMYQNNARQLAEAEFSRELQIKKLLNLIEEEQSQAEVKAYTLSL, encoded by the coding sequence ATGCACATACTATACATACATCAGTATTTCAAAACTCCTGAAGAGGGAGGAGCTATACGCTCTTACTACCTGGCCAAAGGCATGGCAGATGCCGGTCATAGGGTAGACCTTATTACCTCACATGCGGAGAAGGTATACAAAAAAGAATTTATTGATGGCATACAGGTGCATTACCTCCCCGTTAACTACGATCAGCACTTTAGCTTTCTTCAAAGGGTAAAAGCCTTTTTGCGTTTTGTCCTGATGGCCTGCACCAAAGCCAGTGAGTTAGGAAAGTTTGACATCAGTTATGTTTCTTCTACTCCTCTTACTACCGGCCTGATAGGGCTTTACCTCAAATGTCGATACGGTGTGCCTTATGTCTTTGAGGTGCGAGACCTCTGGCCTGAAGCTCCTGTGCAGATGAACATCATCCGCAAGAGCTGGCTCAGGTACCAGCTTTACAGCCTGGAAAAAAGGATTTATCAGCAGGCAAAAGCCATCGTTGCCCTCTCTCCCGGAAGCCAGGAATATATCTCTGCTCTGGTACCCTACCGTAAGGTACTGCTTATCCCTAATATGTCGGACTGTAGCTTTTTCAGGAAGGCAGAAAAACATGCCTATCATGAGCAGCAATTTGATGTTGTAGGTAAATTTGTAGTCAGCTACTTTGGCGCTGTGGGTAAGGTCAATCGTTTAGACTACCTGCTGGATGCTGCCGAAGCCAGTAAAAACAAGCTATTGCACGAGGTGGTGTTTCTCATTGCCGGGCAGGGTAGCGAACTGGACAAATTGCAGGCAGAAGCAGCGCAACGGGGTCTGGATAATGTTCGTTTTGTGCCTTACCACAACAAGTACGGCCTGCTTTCTTTGCTCAATGTGACAGATGCAGCCTATATCAGTTTTGCCGACCTGCCGGTACTTCAGCATTGCAGTCCTAATAAGCTTTTTGACGCGCTGGCCGCCGGAAAGCTCTCTATCGTAAACGTACAGGGCTGGATGCGCGATATGCTGGAAGCTCACCAGTGTGGTTTTTATACCAATCCTCATCAGCCGGAAGACTTTGTGCAGAAAATCGTGCGTTTTATTAATGAGCCGGGCTTGCTGGAAATGTACCAGAACAACGCCCGTCAACTGGCAGAGGCTGAATTTAGCCGCGAGCTACAAATAAAAAAGCTCCTCAACCTGATAGAAGAGGAGCAGAGCCAGGCAGAAGTTAAGGCTTATACTTTGAGCCTGTAA
- the gldB gene encoding gliding motility lipoprotein GldB: MKFIHIILYLFCTLLFACGGDSCQDGPDVSSIPMEVSIERLDQEMFSLSHKEELSAFLDKYPMLSDRFYRAEEFPHDSILVNQLHMIVTDPYIDTLYQQTQETFPDLESLETEFENAFRHIKHYYPDFTPPKIYAAFSALGTVGADLFVSDELIVISIEHFLGEDARFRPRVYDYIINRYRPEYIVPNCVMLLSNKWNATEIDDNTLLAEMIYYGKSYYFTQKMLPCLSDTVLTGYTAEELSVATENDKLIWSHFINKELLYETSHIIKPRYVGERPSVAEINAKIPGRIGRWLGWQIVEQYADNTGASINELMRSGNAQEIFTGSKYKP, from the coding sequence ATGAAGTTTATACATATTATATTATATCTTTTTTGTACGTTATTGTTTGCCTGCGGCGGAGATTCTTGTCAAGATGGGCCCGATGTTTCCTCTATTCCTATGGAAGTAAGCATAGAGCGCCTGGATCAGGAGATGTTTTCCCTAAGCCATAAAGAAGAGCTTTCTGCCTTTCTGGACAAATACCCTATGCTGAGCGACCGTTTTTACCGGGCAGAGGAGTTTCCGCACGACTCTATCCTCGTCAATCAGCTGCATATGATTGTCACCGACCCCTACATAGACACCCTTTACCAGCAAACGCAGGAGACATTTCCTGATCTGGAAAGCCTGGAGACCGAATTTGAAAACGCCTTCCGCCATATTAAACATTATTATCCGGATTTTACGCCTCCTAAAATATATGCAGCCTTTAGTGCTTTAGGTACGGTAGGTGCCGACCTTTTTGTAAGCGATGAACTCATCGTAATCAGTATTGAACATTTTCTGGGAGAAGACGCACGCTTTCGTCCTCGTGTCTATGACTATATTATCAATCGCTACCGCCCCGAATATATTGTGCCTAACTGTGTGATGTTGCTATCTAACAAGTGGAATGCTACCGAAATAGATGATAATACGCTACTAGCCGAAATGATCTACTACGGCAAAAGCTATTACTTTACGCAGAAAATGCTCCCCTGCCTCTCCGATACGGTGCTGACAGGCTATACAGCGGAGGAGCTGTCCGTTGCCACAGAGAACGATAAGCTGATTTGGTCGCACTTTATCAATAAAGAGTTACTATACGAAACCAGTCATATTATTAAGCCCCGCTATGTGGGTGAGCGCCCCAGCGTAGCAGAAATCAATGCCAAGATTCCGGGAAGAATAGGAAGGTGGCTGGGCTGGCAGATCGTAGAGCAGTATGCAGATAATACCGGTGCCAGTATTAATGAACTGATGCGATCAGGCAACGCACAGGAGATTTTTACAGGCTCAAAGTATAAGCCTTAA